A genomic stretch from Arenicella xantha includes:
- the lipB gene encoding lipoyl(octanoyl) transferase LipB has product MLEHVSKSVDDDINNDQIWLLEHERVYTQGTACQLQTLLPSDIPTIKTDRGGQITYHGPGQLILYPLLHLKPLGLGVKTLVASLEQAVIDTLASLSVLAERRQDAPGVYVDGAKIAALGLRIRRGRSYHGLSLNIDLDLSPFTNIDPCGYQGLRVTQLSDLVPQFDAAKVRADLVANFVSLI; this is encoded by the coding sequence ATGCTTGAACATGTTTCTAAGTCGGTAGACGATGATATCAATAACGACCAAATATGGTTGTTAGAACATGAGCGAGTATATACTCAAGGAACAGCATGCCAATTGCAGACCTTGTTGCCGAGCGATATTCCGACTATAAAAACGGATCGTGGCGGACAAATTACTTACCATGGCCCAGGGCAATTAATTTTATATCCATTGCTGCATTTAAAGCCGTTAGGTCTCGGGGTAAAAACGCTGGTCGCTAGCTTGGAGCAAGCAGTGATTGATACTTTGGCGTCGTTGTCGGTGCTTGCTGAGCGACGTCAGGATGCGCCTGGTGTGTATGTAGATGGAGCCAAAATAGCGGCGTTAGGCTTGCGTATTCGACGCGGTAGGAGTTACCACGGTTTGAGTCTAAATATTGATTTGGATTTAAGTCCATTTACTAATATTGACCCCTGTGGCTATCAGGGTTTGCGAGTGACGCAACTTAGCGATTTAGTTCCACAGTTCGATGCGGCTAAGGTTCGCGCTGATCTAGTAGCGAATTTTGTAAGTTTGATTTAG
- a CDS encoding DUF493 domain-containing protein, with amino-acid sequence MSDVPSSPDSTPKDGFDFIEYPCDFAFKAMCRTQDEQPAADYIRGLITPMVDDNALLKTSTNTSRTGKFESVTAVVRLQNREQLEAIYLLISQSSRVVMTL; translated from the coding sequence ATGAGTGACGTGCCTTCTTCTCCAGACTCAACGCCTAAAGATGGCTTTGATTTTATTGAATACCCGTGTGACTTTGCTTTCAAGGCGATGTGTCGCACGCAAGATGAGCAACCCGCGGCTGATTATATTCGTGGTTTGATTACCCCGATGGTCGATGATAATGCGTTACTCAAAACGAGTACAAATACGAGTCGAACCGGTAAGTTTGAATCGGTCACTGCTGTGGTACGGCTGCAAAATAGAGAGCAATTGGAGGCTATTTATCTGCTTATTAGCCAGTCGTCGCGCGTTGTGATGACGCTTTAA
- a CDS encoding D-alanyl-D-alanine carboxypeptidase family protein, with amino-acid sequence MSIKRSTLLFTLIFVCIPVAKAFELQSNLVSSNLPAPEFDAKAWVLMEMNSGTVVTGHNADQPMPPASITKLMMNYVVFQRLRDGDISLSSQVPISEDAWRAEGSRMFADVNTRIELAHLLKSTIIQSGNDAAIALAEYAGGTEYAFAQLMNQAAAELGLQQSHFENSSGLPAEGHAMSAHDIARLAAAIIREFPEFYSWYSEKEYTHNNITQKNRNRLLWKDDSVDGLKTGHTEAAGYCLVASAQRGSQRWIAVVLGSESERTREKQVLALLNYGFAAYDAVRVSVSDEGAVSAKVYGGLADSLEMRAASNIDLVVPKNRQKEVTVALQYSPYFEAPIIADQSVGLASVQLGGTTLAEVPLVAATQVDEAGWWKQLVDSIKLSIHQMMAD; translated from the coding sequence ATGTCTATTAAACGCTCAACTTTACTTTTTACCTTGATCTTCGTTTGTATTCCCGTTGCGAAGGCGTTTGAGTTGCAATCGAATCTCGTTTCGTCAAACCTGCCAGCACCAGAGTTTGATGCCAAGGCGTGGGTTTTAATGGAAATGAACAGTGGCACGGTGGTGACTGGACATAATGCCGATCAGCCTATGCCGCCGGCGAGCATCACTAAGCTGATGATGAATTATGTGGTATTTCAGAGATTGCGCGATGGCGATATCAGTTTGTCTAGTCAAGTCCCCATTAGTGAAGATGCCTGGCGTGCTGAAGGGTCGCGGATGTTTGCTGATGTCAACACGCGAATTGAATTAGCGCATCTTTTAAAGAGTACGATTATTCAGTCTGGAAACGATGCGGCAATCGCGCTTGCTGAGTACGCTGGTGGCACTGAGTACGCATTTGCGCAGTTGATGAATCAGGCTGCCGCCGAATTAGGCTTGCAGCAGTCTCATTTTGAAAATAGTTCAGGTCTGCCGGCCGAAGGGCATGCTATGTCAGCACATGATATCGCCCGTTTAGCGGCGGCTATTATTCGCGAATTCCCAGAGTTTTACTCTTGGTATTCTGAGAAGGAATACACACACAATAATATCACTCAAAAGAATCGCAACAGACTGTTATGGAAAGACGATAGTGTTGATGGTCTCAAAACTGGGCACACTGAGGCCGCTGGGTACTGCTTAGTCGCTAGTGCTCAACGTGGCAGTCAACGTTGGATTGCGGTGGTGCTCGGTTCCGAAAGTGAGCGTACACGCGAGAAACAGGTGCTGGCGCTATTAAATTACGGTTTTGCCGCTTATGACGCTGTTCGTGTGTCTGTTTCTGACGAAGGGGCGGTTAGTGCCAAGGTTTACGGCGGACTAGCAGATTCGTTAGAAATGCGTGCCGCATCAAACATTGATCTTGTGGTTCCGAAAAATAGGCAAAAAGAGGTCACTGTAGCATTACAATACAGTCCGTATTTTGAGGCGCCAATTATTGCTGATCAAAGTGTTGGACTTGCGTCGGTTCAGTTAGGCGGTACAACCCTAGCTGAAGTGCCGCTGGTGGCAGCAACTCAGGTTGATGAGGCTGGCTGGTGGAAACAGTTGGTTGACTCGATTAAACTCAGCATCCATCAAATGATGGCCGATTAA
- the mltB gene encoding lytic murein transglycosylase B — translation MKNTFAILLVGMGYFFLSVAQSVELDEHPELQPLVEELVAEKHYTRDQLRDVFASVIIQQSVLDAMTNPAEYKLTWGKYRKIFLGEERIQLGVEFWKEHEATLARAEREYGVPASVIVSIIGVETKFGRITGKHKVLDSLTTLAVGYPRRSAFFARELKEFLILTKENALDPHEILGSYAGAVGYPQFISSSYRNYAVDFSGDGKTDLLNQPVDAIGSVANYFKRNGWRSGEAVTSAPMLQVASPIAELANRKRKAIYVAADLRKLGANIDASIPDSEPLNVVMLDASEIVPDAEEKDYYIVRAGDTACQIAESHSVPCKALFKLNGLNKKGSIYRGQKLKLPLTANNPKPSAPVAVTPSSSKWVVSQPIETSQKTVEKSSNVERYVPMPRYFYTHHNFYAITEYNHSVLYAMAVYDLSVAIAAAKRNANN, via the coding sequence ATGAAAAACACTTTCGCCATACTGTTAGTCGGTATGGGCTATTTCTTTTTATCGGTTGCACAGTCAGTGGAACTCGATGAGCATCCTGAGCTGCAACCCTTAGTTGAAGAGTTGGTTGCTGAAAAGCACTACACTCGCGACCAGCTTCGTGACGTGTTTGCGTCGGTAATTATTCAGCAGTCGGTATTGGACGCGATGACGAATCCGGCTGAATACAAACTAACTTGGGGTAAATATCGCAAGATATTTCTTGGTGAAGAGCGTATTCAACTGGGGGTCGAGTTTTGGAAGGAGCATGAAGCAACCCTAGCTCGAGCTGAGCGTGAATACGGTGTGCCGGCCAGTGTTATTGTCTCGATTATTGGTGTGGAAACGAAATTTGGTCGGATTACTGGCAAGCACAAGGTGTTAGACAGCTTAACCACACTTGCTGTGGGTTACCCTCGGCGCAGCGCGTTCTTCGCCAGGGAGCTTAAAGAGTTTCTCATTTTGACCAAGGAGAATGCACTTGACCCTCACGAAATTCTAGGTTCTTACGCTGGTGCCGTTGGTTATCCACAGTTTATTTCTTCGAGTTATCGAAATTATGCCGTGGATTTTTCTGGCGATGGTAAGACCGACCTGTTGAATCAGCCGGTTGATGCCATTGGTAGTGTCGCTAACTACTTTAAGCGCAACGGTTGGCGCAGCGGCGAAGCAGTTACTTCCGCTCCGATGCTTCAGGTTGCTTCGCCTATTGCAGAGCTGGCTAATCGCAAGCGCAAGGCAATTTATGTGGCGGCGGATCTTCGTAAATTGGGCGCAAACATAGATGCAAGCATCCCTGATAGTGAGCCACTGAATGTAGTCATGCTTGATGCCAGCGAGATCGTGCCTGACGCTGAAGAGAAGGATTATTATATTGTGCGCGCCGGCGATACGGCTTGCCAGATTGCGGAAAGTCATTCGGTGCCGTGTAAGGCCCTATTTAAGTTGAATGGATTAAATAAAAAAGGCTCGATTTATCGTGGGCAAAAACTCAAATTGCCGCTCACTGCGAATAATCCAAAACCGTCTGCACCAGTAGCTGTGACGCCGAGTTCGAGTAAATGGGTAGTTTCTCAACCAATAGAGACAAGTCAAAAAACGGTTGAGAAATCCAGTAATGTTGAGCGCTACGTGCCGATGCCTCGTTACTTTTACACGCATCATAATTTTTACGCGATAACGGAATATAACCATAGCGTGTTGTACGCGATGGCTGTTTATGACCTGAGTGTTGCTATTGCAGCGGCCAAGCGCAACGCCAATAATTAG